Proteins encoded in a region of the Mycolicibacterium chitae genome:
- the glpX gene encoding class II fructose-bisphosphatase — translation MTDGAATSAQPKRREAPDRNLALELVRVTEAGAMAAGRWVGRGDKEGGDGAAVDAMRELVNSVSMRGVVVIGEGEKDNAPMLYNGEEVGNGDGPDCDFAVDPIDGTTLMSKGMPNAISVLAVAERGAMFDPSAVFYMNKIAAGPDVAEFIDITSPIAANIQRIAKVRKASVSDITVCILDRPRHAKLMADVREAGARIRLISDGDVAGAISACRPESGTDLLVGIGGTPEGIITAAAIRCMGGEIQATLAPTDDEERQRALDRGHDLDRVLSTKDLVSGENVFFCATGVTDGDLLKGVRFFGGGCTTHSIVMRSKSGTVRMIEAYHRLSKLNEYSAVNFTGDKTAAYPLP, via the coding sequence ATGACTGACGGTGCCGCCACATCAGCCCAGCCCAAGCGCCGCGAGGCTCCCGACCGCAACCTCGCCCTGGAATTGGTGCGGGTCACCGAGGCCGGGGCCATGGCCGCCGGCCGCTGGGTGGGACGCGGCGACAAGGAAGGCGGTGACGGCGCGGCCGTCGACGCCATGCGCGAACTGGTCAACTCCGTGTCGATGCGCGGCGTCGTGGTCATCGGCGAGGGCGAGAAGGACAACGCCCCGATGCTCTACAACGGCGAGGAGGTCGGCAACGGCGACGGGCCCGACTGCGACTTCGCCGTCGACCCCATCGACGGCACCACCCTGATGAGCAAGGGCATGCCGAACGCCATCTCCGTGCTGGCGGTGGCCGAGCGCGGCGCCATGTTCGACCCGTCGGCGGTGTTCTACATGAACAAGATCGCCGCCGGCCCGGACGTGGCCGAGTTCATCGATATCACCTCGCCCATCGCGGCGAACATCCAGCGCATCGCCAAGGTCCGCAAGGCCTCGGTCTCCGACATCACCGTCTGCATCCTGGACCGGCCGCGGCACGCGAAGCTGATGGCCGACGTCCGCGAGGCCGGCGCGCGCATCCGGCTGATCTCCGACGGCGACGTGGCCGGCGCCATCTCGGCGTGCCGGCCGGAGTCCGGCACCGACCTGCTGGTCGGCATCGGCGGCACCCCCGAGGGCATCATCACCGCCGCGGCCATCCGCTGTATGGGCGGCGAGATCCAGGCCACCCTGGCCCCCACCGACGACGAGGAGCGCCAGCGCGCCCTGGACCGCGGCCACGACCTGGACCGCGTGCTGAGCACCAAGGACCTGGTGTCCGGCGAGAACGTCTTCTTCTGCGCCACCGGCGTCACCGACGGCGACCTGCTCAAGGGCGTCCGGTTCTTCGGCGGCGGCTGCACCACCCACTCGATCGTCATGCGGTCCAAGTCCGGCACCGTGCGCATGATCGAGGCCTACCACCGGCTGTCCAAGCTCAACGAATACTCCGCGGTGAACTTCACCGGGGACAAGACCGCGGCCTACCCGCTGCCGTAG
- a CDS encoding DUF4245 domain-containing protein, translated as MTTPGPEPTEAADSATPQPPAAGGPGVPHPKEAKPRVLQDGRDMFWSMAPLIVACIVLAGLLGMCSFQASGPTMGNIPSYDAVGALQADAETMAFPIRLPAVPEDWQSNSGRRGGLEAARTDPDTGAQVRALVSTVGYITGAGHYLSLSQSDADEARLVASIQPDVVPTGTVDVDGLTWVVYDGGERDEPVWTALLPAPQGQTQLAITGAGTVDEFRTLARATQSQAPLVPRA; from the coding sequence GTGACTACCCCAGGACCAGAGCCGACCGAGGCCGCCGATTCGGCGACCCCGCAGCCGCCGGCGGCCGGTGGACCAGGGGTTCCGCACCCGAAGGAGGCCAAACCGCGGGTGCTGCAGGACGGCCGGGACATGTTCTGGTCGATGGCGCCGCTGATTGTCGCCTGCATCGTGCTGGCAGGGCTGCTCGGCATGTGTTCGTTCCAGGCCAGCGGGCCCACGATGGGCAACATCCCCAGCTATGACGCGGTCGGCGCGCTGCAGGCCGACGCCGAGACCATGGCCTTCCCGATCCGGCTTCCCGCCGTCCCCGAGGATTGGCAGTCCAACTCCGGGCGCCGCGGCGGCCTCGAGGCCGCCCGCACCGACCCGGACACCGGCGCCCAGGTGCGCGCGCTGGTGTCCACCGTCGGCTACATCACCGGTGCCGGGCACTACCTGAGCCTGAGCCAGAGCGACGCCGACGAGGCCCGGCTGGTCGCCTCGATCCAGCCCGACGTGGTCCCGACGGGCACGGTCGACGTCGACGGGTTGACCTGGGTGGTCTACGACGGCGGCGAGCGCGACGAGCCGGTGTGGACGGCGCTGCTGCCGGCCCCGCAGGGCCAGACGCAGCTGGCGATCACCGGTGCCGGCACTGTTGACGAGTTCCGTACGCTGGCCAGGGCGACGCAGTCGCAGGCGCCGCTGGTCCCGCGGGCCTGA
- a CDS encoding dienelactone hydrolase family protein — MSAAPEADLSGWTCEPFTGGGLSYDVYRKGEGPGVVLIPEMPGLHPGVLALGNHLVDNGFTIAAPSLYGTPGAAIGPGTVVTLLKGCVVKEFAAFATNKKRPISDFLRALARDLNDKTPGKGVGVIGQCFSGGFALAAAVDDAVLAPVLSQPSLPLPLTPKQRRDPGVSEDELRIVEKRAAEEGLCALGLRFSEDPMSPGARFQTLKARLGDAFEVIEINSAPGNPTGLSRMAHSVLTDQVRERDGHPAYEARRRTVEFLKNRLTP; from the coding sequence GTGAGCGCAGCACCGGAGGCAGATCTCAGCGGGTGGACCTGTGAACCCTTCACCGGCGGCGGGCTCAGCTACGACGTCTACCGCAAGGGCGAGGGCCCCGGCGTGGTGCTCATCCCGGAGATGCCGGGGCTGCATCCGGGCGTGCTGGCCCTGGGAAATCACCTGGTGGACAACGGCTTCACGATCGCGGCGCCGTCGCTGTACGGCACCCCCGGCGCGGCAATCGGACCGGGCACGGTGGTCACGCTGCTGAAGGGCTGCGTGGTCAAGGAATTCGCCGCGTTCGCCACCAACAAGAAGCGCCCGATCAGCGACTTCCTGCGGGCGCTGGCGCGCGATCTCAACGACAAGACTCCCGGCAAGGGCGTCGGCGTCATCGGCCAGTGCTTCTCCGGCGGGTTCGCGTTGGCCGCCGCCGTCGACGACGCGGTGCTGGCACCGGTGCTGAGTCAGCCGTCGCTGCCGCTGCCGTTGACCCCCAAGCAGCGCCGCGACCCGGGGGTTTCCGAGGACGAGTTGCGGATCGTGGAGAAGCGGGCCGCCGAAGAGGGCCTGTGTGCCCTGGGCCTGCGCTTCAGCGAGGACCCGATGTCGCCGGGCGCGCGGTTCCAGACGCTCAAGGCGCGCCTGGGTGACGCCTTCGAGGTCATCGAGATCAATTCCGCCCCGGGCAATCCCACCGGGCTGAGCCGGATGGCGCATTCGGTGCTCACCGATCAGGTGCGCGAGCGCGACGGCCACCCCGCCTACGAGGCGCGCCGGCGGACCGTGGAGTTCCTCAAGAATCGGCTGACGCCGTAG
- a CDS encoding AI-2E family transporter, with translation MLNEFTLTQKRVLAVLTVIALAFGAYFLRSYLVLIAMAAVLAYLFRPIYSRLRARYSVGLSATATLLAAIAIVAAPLSGIVFLAVVQIGQMVNGISHWMANTDLTELGKRLLDTANEILAKVPFMNIELTPESVQGTITRIGQNVGEMALGVARDSVGSIAMVITSAIIFLYVFLALLTNGEKVLALFRDLNPLGPDVSNIYLAKVGAMVTATVRGQFIIAVCQGVAAAISLYIAGLHDGFFMFVIFLSALSFIPLGAGIVTIPLGIGMALFGNVVGGIFVVVFHLVVVTNIDNVLRPFLVPKSAHLHPALMLLSVFAGLKMFGFVGIVLGPVLMIVIVTTISVYLAVYKGAPLDESDDDEDDEAERKEPFWKRWWPFGRTATATPAPATASADS, from the coding sequence ATGCTCAACGAGTTCACGCTGACGCAGAAGCGCGTCCTGGCCGTCCTGACGGTCATCGCGCTGGCGTTCGGCGCCTATTTCCTGCGCAGCTACCTGGTGCTGATCGCGATGGCTGCGGTGCTGGCGTATCTGTTCCGGCCCATCTACTCCCGGCTGCGGGCCCGCTACAGCGTGGGCCTGTCCGCGACGGCCACCCTGTTGGCGGCGATCGCCATCGTCGCGGCACCGTTGAGCGGCATCGTCTTCCTCGCGGTGGTGCAGATCGGTCAGATGGTCAACGGCATCAGCCACTGGATGGCGAACACCGACCTCACCGAGTTGGGCAAGCGGCTGCTGGACACCGCCAACGAGATATTGGCCAAGGTGCCGTTCATGAATATCGAACTGACCCCGGAATCGGTGCAGGGCACAATCACCCGGATCGGTCAGAACGTCGGTGAGATGGCGCTGGGCGTCGCCCGGGACTCGGTGGGCAGCATCGCGATGGTCATCACCTCGGCCATCATCTTCCTGTACGTGTTCCTGGCGTTGCTCACCAACGGCGAGAAGGTGCTCGCGCTGTTCCGCGATCTCAATCCGCTGGGGCCGGACGTGTCGAACATCTACCTGGCCAAGGTCGGAGCCATGGTCACCGCCACCGTGCGAGGGCAGTTCATCATCGCCGTGTGTCAGGGTGTCGCGGCCGCGATCTCGCTGTACATCGCCGGTCTGCACGACGGCTTCTTCATGTTCGTCATCTTCTTGAGCGCGCTGTCGTTCATCCCGCTGGGCGCCGGCATCGTGACCATCCCGCTGGGCATCGGCATGGCGTTGTTCGGCAACGTCGTCGGCGGCATCTTCGTCGTCGTGTTCCACCTGGTGGTGGTCACCAACATCGACAACGTGCTGCGCCCGTTCCTGGTCCCCAAGAGCGCGCACCTGCACCCGGCACTGATGTTGCTGTCGGTCTTCGCCGGGCTGAAGATGTTCGGTTTCGTCGGCATCGTGCTCGGCCCGGTGCTGATGATCGTCATCGTCACCACCATCAGCGTGTACCTGGCCGTCTACAAGGGCGCCCCACTGGACGAGTCGGATGACGACGAGGACGACGAGGCCGAACGCAAGGAACCGTTCTGGAAACGCTGGTGGCCGTTCGGCCGCACGGCGACGGCCACACCGGCACCGGCTACGGCGTCAGCCGATTCTTGA
- a CDS encoding SDR family NAD(P)-dependent oxidoreductase: protein MSNPAHAVVIGAASGIGWATAQTLAADGHVVTLADRNLDAARQRAAELGDPHTAAPVEVTDEASVQHLFATAAPPDAVINCAGFSGFGVIADLAVEQFREVVDVCLTGGFIVLKHAAPRMSAGGVIVSLASLNARQPAIGMSAYCAAKAGLAMLTEVAALELGPRGIRVNAVAPGFVHTPLTEGAALVPGVVEEYTENTALGRTGTPQDIADAVAFLVSPKASWITGEVLDINGGAHLKRYPDIAAHIAKLAAQ, encoded by the coding sequence GTGAGCAACCCCGCACACGCCGTCGTCATCGGTGCCGCCTCCGGAATCGGTTGGGCCACCGCACAGACGCTGGCCGCCGACGGCCATGTCGTCACGCTCGCCGACCGCAACCTCGACGCCGCCCGGCAGCGCGCCGCCGAACTCGGCGACCCGCACACCGCGGCACCGGTCGAGGTCACCGACGAAGCCTCGGTGCAGCACCTGTTCGCCACCGCGGCACCGCCGGACGCCGTGATCAACTGCGCGGGCTTCTCCGGATTCGGGGTGATCGCCGATCTGGCCGTCGAGCAGTTCCGCGAGGTCGTCGACGTGTGCCTCACCGGCGGCTTCATCGTCCTCAAACACGCCGCACCACGGATGTCGGCCGGCGGGGTGATCGTGTCGCTGGCGTCGCTGAACGCCCGCCAGCCCGCGATCGGGATGAGCGCCTACTGCGCGGCCAAGGCCGGCCTGGCGATGCTCACCGAGGTCGCGGCGCTGGAACTGGGCCCGCGGGGCATCCGGGTCAACGCCGTGGCCCCCGGTTTCGTGCACACCCCGCTGACCGAGGGCGCCGCGCTGGTTCCCGGGGTCGTCGAGGAGTACACCGAGAACACCGCGCTGGGCCGCACCGGCACCCCGCAGGACATCGCGGACGCGGTGGCGTTCTTGGTCTCCCCCAAAGCGTCCTGGATCACCGGTGAGGTCCTTGACATCAACGGCGGCGCACACCTCAAGCGTTATCCCGACATCGCCGCCCACATCGCAAAGCTCGCTGCGCAGTAA
- a CDS encoding NAD-dependent epimerase/dehydratase family protein, translating into MTVLVTGAFGLVGSATVRQLAADGRKVVASDLDIPANREAAAKLPSGVEVRYADLTDPAAVDNLISNVAPEAVIHLAAVIPPLIYARRELARKVNVDATGHLLAAAAKQATPPRFVQASSIAVYGARNPHRITDLLTSDTPPNPSDLYGAHKLASERLVRAAELDWVILRLGGVMTVEVAGLMNFDNMYFEGLLPTDNRLSTVDVRDVARAFAAATTAPVLGETLLIGGDDSHRLLQGDVGSAVAAAMGLVGGLPVGLKGNPNSDTDWFATDWMDTTRSQEALGFQHHSWPDLLIETAERTGWKRPLLRLAAPLAHAILQRRAPYYRAEGPYADPWGAIAAKWGDPSPEHL; encoded by the coding sequence ATGACGGTCCTTGTCACCGGGGCGTTCGGCCTGGTCGGATCCGCAACGGTGCGGCAGTTGGCCGCCGACGGGCGGAAAGTCGTCGCCAGCGACCTGGACATCCCGGCCAACCGGGAGGCCGCGGCCAAGCTGCCGTCGGGCGTGGAGGTGCGCTACGCCGACCTCACCGACCCGGCCGCCGTCGACAACCTGATCAGCAACGTCGCCCCCGAGGCCGTCATCCACCTGGCCGCCGTCATCCCGCCGCTGATCTACGCCCGCCGGGAGCTGGCGCGCAAGGTCAACGTCGACGCAACCGGCCACCTACTGGCCGCGGCGGCCAAACAAGCAACACCCCCGCGGTTCGTGCAGGCCTCCAGCATCGCGGTCTACGGCGCCCGCAACCCGCACAGAATCACCGACCTGCTGACCTCGGACACCCCGCCCAACCCGTCGGATCTCTACGGCGCGCACAAGCTGGCGTCGGAGCGACTGGTGCGCGCGGCCGAACTGGACTGGGTGATCCTGCGTCTCGGCGGCGTGATGACCGTCGAGGTCGCCGGGCTGATGAACTTCGACAACATGTACTTCGAAGGTCTGCTGCCCACCGACAACCGGCTGAGCACGGTCGATGTCCGCGATGTCGCGCGGGCCTTCGCGGCGGCGACCACCGCCCCCGTCCTCGGCGAGACGTTGCTGATCGGCGGCGACGATTCTCACCGCCTGCTGCAGGGCGATGTCGGTTCGGCGGTGGCCGCGGCCATGGGGCTGGTCGGCGGCCTGCCCGTCGGCCTCAAGGGCAACCCGAACAGCGATACCGACTGGTTCGCCACCGACTGGATGGACACCACGCGGTCCCAGGAAGCTCTTGGCTTCCAACATCATTCGTGGCCTGACCTGTTGATCGAGACCGCCGAACGGACGGGGTGGAAGCGGCCGCTGCTGCGGCTGGCTGCGCCGCTGGCGCACGCGATCCTCCAGCGGCGCGCGCCCTACTACCGGGCCGAGGGGCCCTATGCCGACCCGTGGGGGGCCATCGCAGCCAAATGGGGCGACCCGAGTCCGGAGCACCTGTGA
- a CDS encoding formylglycine-generating enzyme family protein, protein MVWIPPQTTVVGSDQHYPEEAPARAITTAGFWMQRNQVTNAEFAEFVAATGHLTVAERPLNPEDYPGAPPENLQPGSMVFHRTPGPVDLRHLQQWWAWTPGACWNHPRGPRSGLRGRENHPVVHIAFEDAAAYAAWAGLDLPTETEWEVAARGGRPGAVYTWGDEPERPGQRLANYWHGEFPYLPETGYGQAAPVGSFAPNDYGLFDMAGNVWEWTTDWYTGDRDSHSCCAADSYDPNQPQFKVPRKVIKGGSFLCADSYCLRYRPAARRPQMIDTGMSHIGFRCLRRDDTDPATLA, encoded by the coding sequence CTGGTGTGGATCCCGCCGCAGACCACCGTCGTGGGCTCCGACCAGCACTATCCCGAGGAGGCGCCGGCCCGCGCCATCACGACAGCCGGCTTCTGGATGCAGCGCAATCAGGTGACGAACGCCGAGTTCGCCGAATTCGTCGCAGCGACCGGCCATCTCACCGTCGCCGAGCGCCCACTGAACCCCGAGGACTATCCGGGTGCGCCGCCGGAGAACCTGCAACCCGGGTCGATGGTGTTCCACCGCACGCCGGGGCCTGTCGACCTTCGCCACCTTCAGCAATGGTGGGCCTGGACCCCGGGCGCCTGCTGGAACCACCCCCGCGGCCCGCGTTCGGGGTTGCGCGGCCGCGAGAACCACCCCGTCGTGCACATCGCCTTCGAGGACGCCGCGGCCTACGCCGCCTGGGCCGGCCTGGACCTGCCCACCGAGACCGAATGGGAAGTCGCGGCCCGCGGCGGCCGACCCGGGGCCGTCTACACCTGGGGCGACGAACCCGAACGCCCCGGCCAGCGGCTGGCCAACTACTGGCACGGCGAATTTCCCTATCTGCCCGAGACCGGCTACGGGCAGGCCGCACCGGTGGGCAGCTTCGCCCCCAACGACTACGGCCTGTTCGACATGGCCGGCAACGTGTGGGAATGGACCACCGACTGGTACACGGGTGACCGCGACAGCCACTCCTGCTGCGCCGCAGACAGTTACGACCCGAACCAGCCGCAGTTCAAGGTCCCCCGCAAGGTGATCAAGGGCGGATCGTTCCTGTGCGCCGACAGCTACTGCCTGCGCTACCGCCCCGCGGCGCGGCGCCCCCAGATGATCGATACCGGGATGAGCCATATCGGATTCCGGTGCCTCCGCCGCGACGACACCGACCCCGCCACCCTGGCGTAG
- a CDS encoding HAD family hydrolase, translating to MLPSWVDGPAKSAIVEFVSAVTTPGGRGFVAPEDRVAVFDNDGTLWCEKPAYIQLDFLVRRLAEQAAADPELAAQTPYRAAAGGDLAWFGDAVTKHYNGDDTDLKTLAAAIFSAYQGLTVEEHAQRVAAFFTDAQHPSLGRAYTDCGYAPMIELLRFLEGNGFTNYIASGGGRDFMRPVTQRMYGIPPERVIGSSVGLDFTDGQLRTSNRPEFLDDGPVKPVRIWGRVGRRPIFAAGNSNGDIAMLDYTRGGAAPSMALLVAHDDAEREFAYATGAEEALERAAAQGWTLASMRDDWSRVFP from the coding sequence ATGCTGCCAAGCTGGGTCGACGGTCCCGCGAAGTCGGCGATCGTCGAGTTCGTGAGCGCGGTGACCACCCCGGGCGGCCGGGGCTTCGTGGCGCCCGAGGACCGGGTCGCGGTGTTCGACAACGACGGCACGCTGTGGTGTGAGAAACCGGCCTACATCCAGCTGGATTTCCTGGTCCGTCGGCTCGCCGAGCAGGCCGCGGCCGATCCGGAACTGGCGGCGCAGACGCCGTACCGGGCGGCCGCCGGCGGCGATTTGGCCTGGTTCGGCGACGCCGTGACCAAGCACTACAACGGCGACGACACGGATCTCAAAACACTTGCTGCCGCGATTTTTTCGGCCTATCAGGGGTTGACCGTGGAAGAACACGCCCAGCGCGTCGCGGCGTTCTTCACCGACGCGCAGCATCCCAGCCTGGGCCGGGCCTACACCGACTGTGGCTACGCGCCGATGATCGAGCTGCTGCGTTTCCTCGAAGGCAACGGGTTCACCAACTACATCGCCTCCGGCGGTGGCCGCGACTTCATGCGCCCGGTGACGCAGCGGATGTACGGCATCCCGCCGGAGCGGGTGATCGGCAGTTCGGTCGGCCTGGACTTCACCGACGGGCAGCTGCGCACCAGCAACCGTCCGGAGTTCCTCGACGACGGGCCGGTGAAGCCGGTGCGCATCTGGGGCCGGGTCGGCCGCCGCCCGATCTTCGCCGCCGGTAACTCCAACGGCGACATCGCCATGCTGGACTACACCCGCGGTGGCGCCGCGCCCTCGATGGCCCTGCTGGTGGCCCACGACGACGCCGAGCGCGAATTCGCCTACGCCACAGGGGCCGAAGAAGCACTGGAGCGGGCTGCCGCGCAGGGCTGGACTCTAGCGAGCATGCGTGACGACTGGTCCCGTGTCTTCCCCTGA
- a CDS encoding arylsulfatase encodes MPEGKPNILVIWGDDIGISNLSCYSMGLMGYQTPNIDRIAKEGMLFTDAYGEQSCTAGRASFITGQSVYRTGLSKVGFPGADVGLQPEDPTIAECLKPLGYATGQFGKNHLGDLNKYLPTAHGFDEFFGNLYHLNVEEEPELPDYPKKEQFPVLAEMQRPRGVIHSWATDEVSDEPDDPKYGPIGRQRIEDTGPLTKKRMETIDDDTTDACVDFIRRQVQADTPFFVWMNTTHMHLRTHTKPESLGQAGVWQSPYHDSMVDHDKHVGKLLDLLDELDIAEDTIVVYSTDNGPHANTWPDAATTPFRSEKNTNWEGAFRIPEVVRWPGKIPAGVVSNEIVQHHDWFPTFLAAAGEPDIAEKLKKGHKIPLRGEDREFKVHLDAFNLLPYLTGEVDQSPRKGFIYFSDDCDVLGFRFHNWKVVFAEQRCAGTLQIWMEPFTPLRAPKIFNLRTDPYERADITSNTYFDWWLDHDFIAFYGSGIVTQFLETFKEFPPRQEAASFTINHAVQKLHSFLAAD; translated from the coding sequence ATGCCTGAGGGAAAACCCAACATCCTGGTGATCTGGGGCGACGACATCGGTATCTCCAACCTCAGCTGTTACAGCATGGGGCTGATGGGCTATCAGACGCCCAACATCGACCGGATAGCCAAGGAGGGCATGCTGTTCACCGACGCCTACGGTGAACAGAGTTGCACCGCCGGGCGCGCCTCGTTCATCACCGGCCAGAGCGTCTACCGCACCGGGCTGAGCAAGGTGGGTTTCCCCGGCGCCGACGTCGGTCTGCAACCGGAGGATCCGACGATCGCCGAATGCCTCAAGCCGTTGGGTTATGCGACCGGACAGTTCGGCAAGAACCACCTGGGCGATCTGAACAAGTACCTGCCGACCGCGCACGGCTTCGACGAGTTCTTCGGCAATCTCTACCACCTCAACGTGGAGGAGGAACCGGAGCTGCCGGACTATCCCAAGAAGGAGCAGTTCCCGGTGCTGGCCGAGATGCAGCGGCCGCGCGGTGTCATCCATTCCTGGGCCACCGACGAGGTCTCCGACGAGCCCGACGACCCGAAGTACGGCCCCATCGGCCGGCAGCGCATCGAGGACACCGGCCCGTTGACCAAGAAACGGATGGAGACCATCGACGACGACACCACCGACGCGTGCGTCGACTTCATCCGGCGCCAGGTGCAGGCGGACACCCCGTTCTTCGTGTGGATGAACACCACCCACATGCACCTGCGCACGCACACCAAACCGGAGTCGCTCGGACAGGCCGGCGTCTGGCAGTCGCCGTACCACGACTCGATGGTCGACCACGACAAGCACGTCGGGAAACTGCTCGATCTGCTCGACGAACTGGACATCGCCGAGGACACCATCGTCGTCTACTCCACCGACAACGGCCCGCACGCCAACACCTGGCCGGACGCGGCCACCACGCCGTTTCGCAGCGAAAAGAACACCAACTGGGAGGGCGCCTTCCGCATCCCGGAGGTGGTCCGCTGGCCAGGCAAGATTCCCGCGGGAGTGGTCTCCAACGAGATTGTCCAGCACCACGACTGGTTCCCCACCTTCCTGGCCGCCGCCGGCGAACCGGACATCGCCGAGAAGTTGAAGAAGGGCCACAAGATCCCGCTTCGGGGCGAGGACAGGGAGTTCAAGGTCCACCTCGACGCGTTCAATCTGCTGCCCTACCTCACCGGCGAGGTGGACCAGAGCCCGCGCAAGGGGTTCATCTATTTCTCCGACGACTGCGACGTGCTCGGGTTCCGCTTTCACAACTGGAAGGTGGTGTTCGCCGAGCAGCGCTGCGCGGGCACCCTGCAAATCTGGATGGAGCCGTTCACCCCGCTGCGCGCACCGAAGATCTTCAACCTGCGGACCGATCCCTACGAGCGCGCGGACATCACCTCGAACACCTACTTCGACTGGTGGCTCGACCACGACTTCATCGCCTTCTACGGCAGCGGGATCGTCACGCAGTTCCTCGAGACCTTCAAGGAATTCCCGCCGCGGCAGGAGGCGGCGTCGTTCACCATCAATCACGCGGTGCAGAAGTTGCATTCGTTCCTGGCGGCCGACTAG
- a CDS encoding 3-beta-hydroxysteroid dehydrogenase: protein MGDATLTTDLGRILVTGGSGFLGANLVTALLERGLSVRSFDRVPSPLPAHERLETVVGDLTDAGDIARVVDGIDTIFHTAAIIDLMGGASVTQEYRQRSYAVNVDGTKNLLHAARAAGVRRFVYTASNSVVMGGQVISRGDETLPYTERFNDLYTETKVVAERYVLEQNGVEDLLTCSIRPSGIWGRGDQTMFRKVFESVLAGHVKVLIGNKNAKLDNSYVHNLIHGFVLAAEHLVPGGTAPGQAYFINDDDPVNMFEFSRPVVEACGQHWPRFRVSGRLVRAVMTGWQRLHFKFGLPAPLLEPLAVERLYLDNYFSIEKARRDLGYRPLFTTEQALAECLPYYVELFETMKAGQAAPVAAAAR from the coding sequence ATGGGTGATGCAACGTTGACCACCGACCTCGGCCGCATCCTGGTCACCGGCGGCTCCGGCTTCCTCGGCGCCAACCTGGTGACCGCGCTGCTCGAGCGCGGACTGAGCGTCCGCTCCTTCGACCGCGTCCCGTCGCCGCTGCCGGCCCACGAACGGCTCGAGACCGTCGTCGGCGACCTCACCGATGCCGGGGACATCGCGCGGGTGGTCGACGGCATCGACACGATCTTCCACACCGCCGCGATCATCGACCTGATGGGCGGCGCCTCGGTCACCCAGGAGTACCGGCAGCGCAGCTACGCCGTCAACGTCGACGGCACCAAGAATCTGCTGCACGCGGCCCGCGCCGCCGGAGTCCGGCGGTTCGTGTACACCGCCTCCAACAGCGTGGTGATGGGCGGCCAGGTGATCTCCCGCGGCGACGAAACCCTGCCCTACACCGAACGTTTCAACGATCTCTACACCGAGACCAAGGTGGTCGCCGAGCGCTACGTGCTGGAGCAGAACGGCGTCGAGGACCTGCTGACGTGTTCGATCCGGCCCAGCGGCATCTGGGGCCGCGGCGATCAGACGATGTTCCGCAAGGTGTTCGAGAGCGTACTGGCCGGCCACGTCAAGGTGCTGATCGGCAACAAGAACGCCAAGTTGGACAACTCCTACGTGCACAACCTGATTCACGGTTTCGTGCTGGCCGCCGAACACCTCGTTCCCGGCGGGACGGCGCCGGGACAGGCCTACTTCATCAACGACGACGACCCCGTCAACATGTTTGAGTTCTCCCGGCCCGTGGTCGAGGCGTGCGGGCAGCACTGGCCCCGGTTCCGCGTCTCCGGCCGGTTGGTGCGCGCGGTGATGACGGGCTGGCAACGGCTGCACTTCAAGTTCGGCCTGCCGGCGCCGCTGCTGGAACCCCTTGCGGTGGAACGGCTTTACCTGGACAACTACTTCTCCATCGAGAAGGCCCGCCGCGACCTCGGCTATCGCCCGTTGTTCACCACCGAGCAGGCGCTGGCCGAATGCCTGCCCTACTACGTGGAGCTGTTCGAGACGATGAAGGCTGGGCAGGCCGCACCCGTGGCGGCCGCCGCCCGCTGA
- a CDS encoding exodeoxyribonuclease VII small subunit: protein MTESDDTRALSELGYEDCRDELIDVVQALEQGGLDLDESLRLWERGEKLAKRCEEHLAGARERIEKALAADDDSDQG, encoded by the coding sequence GTGACTGAGAGTGACGACACTAGAGCTCTTAGTGAGCTCGGCTACGAGGACTGCCGCGACGAATTGATCGACGTGGTGCAGGCCCTCGAGCAGGGCGGCCTGGACCTCGACGAGTCGCTGAGACTGTGGGAACGCGGCGAGAAGCTGGCCAAACGCTGCGAGGAACACTTAGCCGGCGCGCGCGAGCGGATCGAAAAGGCTCTGGCCGCCGACGACGATTCGGACCAGGGTTAG